A stretch of DNA from Leptolyngbyaceae cyanobacterium:
ACTTCTACAGTTAAATCTTGGTTAATGCGAATTTTACCTTGATAAACTTCATCACCTTGTTTGATTTCTACATCGGCGGTGTAACCGGGAAAATTGGCGTCCCAGGTGTAACGATTTTCGTAAGCGGATCGAAATAATTCGCTAGCACTAGTTTGCACTGTCACAGTACTCTCCTTGCATCAATACCATGTACCAGTTTAGACGTCTTGGGAAAGACCGATCGCGTTTTTCTTAAACTCAGATGGAATCTTCCGATCGAATTTTATAAAATATAAAAATTAATTATTTTTAGGAATTCCTATACATTCATTAGAACCTATAAGGTTATCTTGATAAAGCGGAACGGTGAAGGTAACGGTCGAACCTAAATTCTCTCCCATACTAAAAAATTCAACAGCCCCGCCCATCGCTTCTACTAACTCTTGGGAAATTGCTAATCCCAAACCGGTGCCACCTACTGGGGTAGTAGTAGAACCATCCGCTTTATTAAAAATCCCGAAAATTTTATCTAATTTATCTAGAGGTACTCCAATACCCGTATCATCTACGCGAATTTTTACCATACCGGGAAGTTCTTGATTTTGAAATAATACCTTAGTTTTCAAAACTTCTGCCGTAATTGTTATACCACCTTCGTTAGTAAATTTTATGGCATTTCCGACCAAATTTAGCATTACTTGTAACAATCTACTGTAATTGCCATAAACAACTATTTTATCATTATTTTTAGGTAATCTTATCTGAAAACTAAGATTCTTTTTATCAATTTGTGGTTTCGTAATTTTTTCTACTTCACTCAACATTTCCTCTAAATTAACAGCGCCTAATGCCAGCTTAATCTGCTTTGCTTCAATCTTAGCAATGTCTAAAATGTCGTTAATTATATTTAATAGATGAAGGGAAGAACGATAAGCTTCTTCGGTAAATTCGCGTTGTTCGTCTGGTTCATCTACCAGGTCATCTAATATCAGTTTTAAAAATCCGATCGTTCCATTTAAAGGAGTTCTGAGTTCGTGAGAAATAGTCGTGAGAAACTCTTGTTTCAAACGAGTAGCTTCTTGTGCTTGTTTGCGAGTTTCTTCTAATTCTTCTTGTAAATTAAGATAAGCTACGCAAGCACCAACTTGATCTGCTACTTCTTCAACTACTTCTATTTCTGCATCAGTCCAATGACGATATTCTTCACCATATAAAATCAAAATACCTTTCGGAATATTTTGATAACTAATAGCTACTATTAATTGATTTTTCCCTTTTGATTGACCGTTTTCGGCTGGTTGTTCGACAATGACTGGTTGCAAGCTGGTTAAAGCTTTTTCTAAGCCAGGTTCATCAGCCAGCCACAATAAATTGCCCAGTAGTGGCTTAACTGGTTTTTGCCGATACTCGGCTACTACATGGAGTTTTTTGCTACCCTTTTTATAAGAGCAAATAATGCAATGGCTAACATTTAAATCTAAGCCTAAAGTATCGACTGTCTGCTGCCAAATAGTATCGACATCTAAAGTGCGCCGAATTTTTTTACCTATTTTGGTGAGCAGTTTTTGGTATTTTTCTAAGTCTTGCTCAGTCACACAACCCTCCTGGACTGAAAATTTACCTGGGTTATGACTTACGCACCCTGTATAATTTTCCACAATTCTACCTTTTTTACTTCCTCTTGGCTGCTGCGAATAATCTAGTTTGGCTGATTATTCTCGAACTGGAGTCGGTTAAAAAAGCTTACTAAGTCGCCCATCGGCGGTTAGCTTTTGCCGAGAGATGGAATTCTGGCTATAGCTACTTTGCTGGTAGTAATTCTACTTAAGTTGCGAACCTGTTCCCAGGATTTAGCATTTCTTAGCATAGAGGATGAACCATCGATCGCAATAGTAACATTCGGAGAAGGCTGCTTAGTTAAATTTTCTGTATAAAATGTAACTTTTAATTAAAAAGAAGTATCGGTTCCTTCATTAGTTTGATCGGAAATCATTACGGGGTCTTGGTACAGAGGAACGGTAAAAGTAACTGTTGAACCCAATCCTTCACCCATACTATAAAAGTTAACCACCCCCTTCATGGCTTCGATTAGTTTTTGAGAAATGCAAAGTCCCAAACCCGTACCTCCATAGGGACGATTTAGCCCTCCATGTACTTGGCTAAAGGATTGAAAAAGACGGTCTTGTTTTTCTAAAGATACCCCAATTCCCGTGTCTATCACGCGAACTTTGACCATTCCAGGCAGTTCCTGGTTTTGTACTGTCACCTTTTTCCGAACAATCTCCGCTGCGATCAGCACGCCTCCTTCATTAGTAAACTTAATAGCATTGCCCACTAGGTTTAACATAACCTGTAACAAGCGTTGGTAATTGCCGTATAAGATAATTTTGTCTCTGGTGGGAGGTCTTTGAATGCGGAAGCTCAAATTCTTTTGCAGTGCTTGGGCTTTGGTAAAGTCTTCTACATCTCCCAACAGTTCATCTAAGTCTACCTGACCGAGCTCTAACTCCATTTTACCAGCTTCGATCTTGGCGATATCCAAGATATCGTTGATGATGTTGAGTAAGTGAATGGCAGATCGGTAAGCTTCTTCAATAAATTCTGCTTGTTCTTCCGGATCGTCTGCCATACCTTCCAAGATTAGCTTCAAAAACCCAATAATGCCGTTAAGGGGAGTACGCAATTCGTGGGAGGTATTAGCCAGAAATTCACTTTTGAGACGAGAGGCTTCTTCTGCTTGCTGGCGGGCGGTTTCTAATTCGGTGTATAAGGTAGCATGAGCGATCGCAGTTCCTACTTGATCGGCTACTTCTGTTAAGAGTTCTATTTGCTCTGGTGTCCAGCTGTTGCTATCTTGACGGTAAAGAACGATCAGGCTGTTCGGCTGGTCTTTATAGGCAGTTAATACTACCAACATAGACTCTTGTGCGATGTCTGTTGGCAAGGCTGGTTGAATTACCAGTGAGGCGCGAGTTGTCAGTAATTCGTCAAGATAAGATTTTTCTAGGATTAAAGATTGTCCGAGCAGGGAAGTGACTGTTTGTTGGTGATATTCCGCAATTATCTTTAATTTATCGCTGGAACCATCGTAAGGGCAAATAATGCAGCGACCGATCGCTAATCCTTGCCCTAAATCATCTACTACTTGTTGCCAAATAGTATCTAGATCTAATATTCGACGGATGTTGCGAGAAATCTTACTGAGTAATTTTTGGTAAATTTGACAACTTACTTGTCCTTCTGTGTCATTTGGGGGCGGTGTTAATGATATGTTGCTAGATGGTTGCTCGTCAGGAGTTTCGTTATTTAAAACGGGAGTAACTGCTGGTTCTGCATAAGTAGTGCCGTTCGATGACAAATTACTTGCTGAGTGTTGAGTTTGGCTACCCATTACCAGCAATTTAGTAGCGGTACCATCTGGCATCAAAATCGGACTGATGGTAAGGTCAAATGGAAAAATTTGTTCTTTGTAAGAAAACTGCCATTGACAGCGTTCTGGCATTTTAGTGGCCAGAATTTGCCGCAATTTTTCTATATAAGCTTCTCTATTGGCTGGGTAGAAGGTTTCGCTTGAATTATTACTACTAAGGGCGATCGTTTCTAGGTCTATTCCATAACGCTCTGCATCTTGCCAATAAAATGATAAATACTGACCAGATGCCTCTTGGACGTATACCAATTGCGCCCCTAACTGCTGCCAACCGCTAGGATGATTTTGCCAAGCGGATTCCAATTTTACTGGTGACCCAGACAACCGTTTTTGGAAATCTATAGGCATACTCATCGGAGTTGATCTCAAAACGGTAACTTTGACTAGCGATCGATCGATCGCATTTTAAACATTTTAAGCGATTCCTCTAGGGGATCGAGAAGAGATGCTCCATTAACAATACTTCAAGTGTAAAACTCGATCGACGCCAACGCCAAATACCATCTTTGTTAGCTTTCTCGTCTCTATCTCAATCATTCCACTCGCCACGCGGAGGTACTGGCATTCTCGGTATAGTACGAGTTAGTTCATCATCTCGCTGATTCCCAGATTTGAGCCACTGTCTGATCGCGCTTTCAATCACCTTACTAGGGTCATTCGTGAGGTGCTGGAGTTGATCGAACAAATCCGAGTCTAAGTGGATGGAAATTTGTACCTTATCATCTGAGGGATGGGTTTCAACAGCTTGTTCTTTCATTTGAGAAGATTTATGCGATCGATAATAGTAGAAATACCTCCTCAGGTATTCCCGGAATTTTCCCTGCCTTGCCATTAAAATTGCTCGGGCAGCAATTGCTATTATGCAGCTACTATCAACATTCAGAGCAATGCAAAGCTTTTATTTAACTATTTTACACCGAATAAACAACCAATAGTAAGCACGGATTTTCAATTATAGCGCATATTTGACTGCCTACCTATGGCTTTCGCGTCCGGATCGGTCTTGCGACTTTGGCCGATGAAATTTTAAAGATGGCAAAAATTTTTGTAAGTTTTGTTAGCAGTAGCACTCTTTGGGCAGTTGGAGAGTTTTGCTCGCCAGAGAAAAGTAATAATAAAACTGAACGCGCTATTTAAACATTAAAATATTTTAAGCAACATATGCTACTTTCTAGCTGCGTTCGGTGGTTGACATTATCAGAGAAGTGTATGACTGAAGTGCCCGTTTCTCGCATTCGTAATTTTTGCATTATTGCCCACATTGACCACGGTAAGTCAACCCTGGCGGATCGTCTCTTACAAGCTACCGGCACGGTGGAAGCACGAGAGATGAAGGCACAGTTTCTAGATAACATGGAACTGGAACGAGAACGGGGCATTACGATTAAGCTACAAGCCGCCCGAATGAATTATACGGGGCAAGACGGACAGCAATACGTCCTTAACTTGATCGATACCCCCGGACACGTAGACTTTTCTTATGAGGTGTCTAGAAGTCTTGCCGCTTGCGAAGGGGCGCT
This window harbors:
- a CDS encoding GAF domain-containing sensor histidine kinase; translation: MTEQDLEKYQKLLTKIGKKIRRTLDVDTIWQQTVDTLGLDLNVSHCIICSYKKGSKKLHVVAEYRQKPVKPLLGNLLWLADEPGLEKALTSLQPVIVEQPAENGQSKGKNQLIVAISYQNIPKGILILYGEEYRHWTDAEIEVVEEVADQVGACVAYLNLQEELEETRKQAQEATRLKQEFLTTISHELRTPLNGTIGFLKLILDDLVDEPDEQREFTEEAYRSSLHLLNIINDILDIAKIEAKQIKLALGAVNLEEMLSEVEKITKPQIDKKNLSFQIRLPKNNDKIVVYGNYSRLLQVMLNLVGNAIKFTNEGGITITAEVLKTKVLFQNQELPGMVKIRVDDTGIGVPLDKLDKIFGIFNKADGSTTTPVGGTGLGLAISQELVEAMGGAVEFFSMGENLGSTVTFTVPLYQDNLIGSNECIGIPKNN
- a CDS encoding ATP-binding protein — protein: MSMPIDFQKRLSGSPVKLESAWQNHPSGWQQLGAQLVYVQEASGQYLSFYWQDAERYGIDLETIALSSNNSSETFYPANREAYIEKLRQILATKMPERCQWQFSYKEQIFPFDLTISPILMPDGTATKLLVMGSQTQHSASNLSSNGTTYAEPAVTPVLNNETPDEQPSSNISLTPPPNDTEGQVSCQIYQKLLSKISRNIRRILDLDTIWQQVVDDLGQGLAIGRCIICPYDGSSDKLKIIAEYHQQTVTSLLGQSLILEKSYLDELLTTRASLVIQPALPTDIAQESMLVVLTAYKDQPNSLIVLYRQDSNSWTPEQIELLTEVADQVGTAIAHATLYTELETARQQAEEASRLKSEFLANTSHELRTPLNGIIGFLKLILEGMADDPEEQAEFIEEAYRSAIHLLNIINDILDIAKIEAGKMELELGQVDLDELLGDVEDFTKAQALQKNLSFRIQRPPTRDKIILYGNYQRLLQVMLNLVGNAIKFTNEGGVLIAAEIVRKKVTVQNQELPGMVKVRVIDTGIGVSLEKQDRLFQSFSQVHGGLNRPYGGTGLGLCISQKLIEAMKGVVNFYSMGEGLGSTVTFTVPLYQDPVMISDQTNEGTDTSF